Proteins encoded within one genomic window of Sphingomonas cannabina:
- a CDS encoding DUF427 domain-containing protein — protein sequence MPEKLEPGPDHPITITPAERRVVVKAGGRTIVDTTRALKLEEADYPPVYYVPRADADMSALARTDHGTHCPYKGEASYFSVPGERGANAVWSYEEPHEAVAAIKDHLAFYSNRVDSIEVG from the coding sequence ATGCCCGAGAAGCTCGAGCCCGGCCCCGACCATCCGATCACAATCACGCCCGCCGAGCGCCGCGTAGTGGTGAAGGCGGGAGGACGTACCATCGTCGACACCACCCGGGCGCTGAAGCTTGAGGAGGCCGATTACCCGCCGGTCTATTACGTGCCGCGCGCCGATGCCGATATGAGCGCGCTGGCCCGCACCGATCACGGCACCCATTGCCCCTATAAGGGCGAGGCCAGCTATTTCTCAGTACCGGGCGAGCGTGGCGCCAATGCTGTGTGGAGCTATGAGGAGCCGCACGAGGCAGTCGCGGCGATCAAGGACCACCTTGCCTTCTATTCCAACCGTGTCGATTCGATCGAGGTGGGCTAG